Proteins from a genomic interval of Oceanispirochaeta crateris:
- the rnhA gene encoding ribonuclease HI: MNTEESIIIYTDGGCTGNPGPGGWACVLLIDGQEHHFSGGEAETTNNRMEMTAVISALEKIQEMGLSPKAQIYTDSQYVKNGLTVWIHGWIRNGWKTASKQPVKNKDLWLRMKGLCDQFELSWHWVKGHSGDKYNELCDSLVEKERLSFQ; the protein is encoded by the coding sequence ATGAATACAGAAGAATCAATCATCATTTATACAGACGGTGGATGCACCGGGAATCCTGGTCCAGGAGGATGGGCCTGTGTCCTCCTCATTGATGGACAAGAACATCATTTCTCCGGAGGTGAGGCAGAAACCACCAACAATAGAATGGAAATGACAGCAGTTATAAGCGCACTGGAAAAAATACAGGAGATGGGTTTGTCTCCCAAGGCTCAGATTTATACAGACTCTCAGTATGTTAAAAATGGATTGACTGTCTGGATCCACGGGTGGATAAGGAATGGATGGAAGACTGCATCCAAACAGCCTGTCAAAAATAAAGATCTATGGCTCCGTATGAAGGGTCTTTGTGATCAGTTTGAATTATCCTGGCATTGGGTCAAAGGGCATTCAGGAGACAAATACAATGAACTTTGTGATTCCCTCGTAGAAAAAGAGAGGCTGAGCTTTCAGTAG
- a CDS encoding phospho-sugar mutase has protein sequence MDHNELITKAKDYLKKEDNPHFSKQVEALLTQENWEELNDRFYTDLSFGTGGLRGVIGGGLNRMNPYTVRKATQGLANYIVKHAPQGKRRVVLSYDSRHFSDLFAEQAALVFAGNGIEAHLFTSLRPTPELSYAVRELKCCAGVMVTASHNPAEYNGYKVYWEDGAQITSPHDTGIISEVRAVNEEINVISKEEAIHKNLFFMIDKSIDVPYLDMVIAQSLRPELVKEKGRDLKVVYTPLHGCGTVPVEEALTKMGIRVITVKEQREPDGAFPTVAFPNPEITEAMQMALDYAKREKADLVMGTDPDADRLGIAVPDGDDYTLITGNQLGALLTDYIFLSRKELGSLPTHPAFVNTIVTTDLQNRIAESYGADTFKVLTGFKFIGEKMREFEETGSHHYVFGGEESYGFLVENEVRDKDAVSAATMSAEMALWNVTQGRTVLDHLNDIYTRFGYYEETLISQYFKGQSGQEVMSSLMTKLRKTPPAELGGIKVTAFKDYKDGTTRNLLTSELDTNIDLPSSNVLQFVLEDGSLITARPSGTEPKIKFYASICGKKGLDLKEAKKQVSTKMKAIEKDILAMMPAS, from the coding sequence ATGGATCATAATGAGCTGATTACTAAAGCAAAAGACTACTTGAAGAAAGAGGACAACCCTCATTTCAGTAAACAGGTTGAGGCCCTTTTGACTCAGGAAAATTGGGAAGAACTGAATGACCGCTTCTATACGGATCTATCGTTTGGAACAGGAGGTCTTCGGGGAGTTATTGGTGGCGGGTTGAACCGCATGAATCCCTACACCGTCAGAAAAGCGACACAGGGGCTTGCAAATTATATTGTGAAACATGCACCACAGGGGAAAAGGCGTGTAGTCCTATCCTATGATTCACGGCATTTTTCCGACCTTTTTGCAGAACAGGCTGCTCTGGTTTTTGCCGGCAACGGCATTGAAGCTCATTTATTTACCTCCCTGAGGCCTACACCTGAGCTTTCCTATGCCGTAAGAGAGTTGAAATGCTGTGCGGGTGTGATGGTGACTGCCAGCCACAATCCTGCAGAATACAATGGTTATAAGGTTTACTGGGAGGATGGCGCCCAAATCACATCTCCCCATGATACAGGTATTATCTCTGAAGTGAGAGCTGTTAATGAAGAGATTAATGTTATTTCTAAAGAAGAGGCTATACACAAAAATCTCTTTTTCATGATTGATAAGTCCATTGATGTCCCTTATCTGGATATGGTCATAGCCCAATCGCTTAGGCCGGAACTTGTGAAAGAGAAAGGACGAGACCTAAAGGTCGTGTATACTCCTCTTCATGGCTGCGGAACGGTTCCTGTTGAAGAGGCTCTCACCAAAATGGGAATACGTGTGATCACAGTTAAGGAACAAAGAGAACCTGATGGGGCTTTTCCAACAGTGGCATTTCCTAATCCCGAAATCACAGAAGCCATGCAGATGGCATTGGATTATGCCAAACGGGAAAAAGCCGATTTGGTCATGGGAACGGACCCTGACGCTGATAGGTTGGGTATTGCCGTGCCCGATGGTGATGATTATACACTCATCACTGGAAATCAATTGGGTGCCCTTCTTACTGACTATATCTTCTTATCCAGAAAAGAGCTGGGATCTTTGCCAACCCATCCCGCTTTTGTGAATACAATCGTTACAACAGATCTTCAGAACCGGATTGCAGAATCCTATGGTGCGGATACATTTAAGGTGTTGACTGGTTTTAAATTCATTGGCGAAAAAATGAGGGAGTTTGAAGAAACGGGATCTCATCATTATGTCTTCGGCGGAGAAGAAAGTTATGGATTCCTTGTCGAAAATGAAGTCCGCGATAAGGATGCTGTTTCTGCTGCTACAATGAGTGCAGAAATGGCTCTTTGGAATGTGACCCAGGGTAGAACGGTCCTTGATCATTTAAATGACATATACACGCGTTTTGGCTACTACGAAGAGACTCTGATATCACAGTATTTTAAGGGACAGTCTGGACAGGAAGTTATGTCCTCGCTCATGACGAAGCTCAGAAAAACTCCACCGGCAGAACTCGGCGGTATTAAAGTAACTGCTTTCAAAGATTATAAGGATGGAACAACTAGGAATCTTTTGACATCAGAGCTGGACACAAATATTGATCTTCCTTCTTCCAATGTCTTGCAGTTTGTCCTGGAGGATGGAAGCCTGATTACGGCCCGGCCCTCTGGAACAGAACCCAAAATTAAATTTTACGCTTCGATTTGCGGTAAAAAAGGATTGGATCTGAAAGAAGCAAAAAAACAGGTCTCCACCAAAATGAAGGCCATTGAAAAGGATATTCTGGCAATGATGCCGGCATCCTAA
- a CDS encoding HAD family hydrolase, whose translation MHKHTYKAIIFDLDGTLVDSMKDIAAAVNKVLQDFGHPPQETSNYSTRVGWGLRRSLELTMPHLNAEEMDHGMTLLMKYYRADPCSHIEIYEGIQDLLVQLLQKGLSLFVYTNKDQVTANLIIQKLFPPETFRDVFGALPDLPLKPDVRGVEEVIRKTGYKPHEILYIGDSEVDMETALAGKLDALAVLWGYRQRRELEKYKKIGFVSKADEILDWIV comes from the coding sequence ATGCACAAACATACTTATAAAGCGATCATATTTGATCTGGACGGAACATTAGTTGATTCCATGAAAGATATTGCAGCGGCAGTGAATAAGGTTCTTCAGGACTTTGGTCATCCTCCACAGGAGACTTCCAATTATTCCACGAGGGTGGGGTGGGGGTTAAGACGATCACTTGAGTTGACAATGCCCCATTTGAATGCAGAAGAAATGGATCATGGAATGACTCTCTTAATGAAGTATTACAGAGCAGATCCCTGTTCTCACATTGAAATCTATGAGGGTATTCAGGATCTGTTGGTTCAGCTCCTTCAAAAGGGCCTTTCTCTTTTTGTCTACACAAATAAAGATCAGGTTACAGCCAACTTGATTATTCAAAAATTGTTTCCACCCGAAACATTTCGAGACGTTTTCGGTGCTCTTCCGGATCTTCCTTTGAAGCCGGATGTCCGCGGAGTCGAAGAGGTCATTAGAAAAACGGGTTATAAGCCCCATGAAATTTTATATATTGGTGATTCTGAGGTGGATATGGAGACAGCTCTGGCTGGAAAACTGGATGCCCTTGCAGTATTATGGGGTTATAGGCAAAGAAGGGAGCTTGAGAAGTACAAGAAAATCGGATTTGTATCCAAAGCAGATGAAATCCTGGATTGGATTGTATAA